A window of Zingiber officinale cultivar Zhangliang chromosome 5A, Zo_v1.1, whole genome shotgun sequence contains these coding sequences:
- the LOC121981671 gene encoding transcription termination factor MTERF15, mitochondrial-like isoform X2: MLAFVIRRHSRSIPAHFRPSNLFSSSSAASAVPPLKPFSVVEYLVDSWGLSAAEASKVSRSLSDLKSSKKPDYFFNFLKSQGFTDSHIKRIINVNPRSVCVKVEPKFRSWLDAGISQSDLVEIITSYPRILHYSIRSVVSSVEKRILPNLKFLMDVCGISEEKASRAMRSRPELLAKKLDSLQTLVRRADELGVPRQSPMYPLLLIVLYGIDKEKFEAKSKFFKSLGWSESDFFTAVRTTPTLLTISQPYLQRKMEFFVKEVGYSPSFITQRPLILLFSLDKRVIPRFQVLELLKSENLWTAKGNFFYYMKLSDKKFIEKFVIPYKEKVPKLVDIYSLPSTEVSV, from the exons ATGCTGGCGTTCGTCATCCGCCGCCATAGCCGTAGTATCCCGGCACACTTCCGACCCAGTAAcctattctcttcttcctccgctgCCTCCGCAGTTCCTCCGCTGAAACCTTTTTCCGTTGTCGAGTACCTAGTAGATTCCTGGGGTTTATCTGCCGCCGAGGCATCCAAGGTCTCCCGTTCCTTATCAGATCTCAAATCTAGTAAGAAACCCGACTACTTCTTCAACTTCTTGAAGTCCCAGGGCTTCACCGACTCCCACATCAAGAGGATTATCAATGTCAACCCCAGAAGTGTCTGCGTAAAGGTGGAGCCAAAGTTCCGATCTTGGCTTGACGCGGGAATCTCGCAGTCCGACCTAGTAGAGATAATTACATCATATCCACGTATCCTCCACTATAGCATCCGTTCTGTCGTCTCCAG TGTTGAGAAAAGAATCCTTCCCAACCTCAAGTTTCTTATGGACGTGTGCGGTATCTCAGAAGAGAAGGCGTCTCGAGCAATGAGAAGCCGCCCTGAGTTACTTGCCAAGAAACTAGATTCACTCCAGACTTTGGTCCGAAGAGCCGATGAGCTGGGCGTCCCTCGACAATCTCCAATGTATCCACTCTTGCTTATTGTTCTTTATGGTATCGACAAAGAAAAATTCGAAGCCAAAAGCAAATTTTTTAAGAGCCTTGGTTGGTCGGAGTCAGACTTCTTCACTGCAGTCAGGACAACACCAACCTTGTTAACTATTTCTCAACCTTACCTACAGAGGAAGATGGAATTTTTCGTTAAGGAAGTTGGCTATTCTCCTTCCTTCATAACTCAACGTCCATTAATTCTGCTATTTAGTTTGGATAAAAGGGTGATTCCTAGGTTTCAGGTGTTGGAGTTGTTGAAGTCCGAAAATTTATGGACTGCAAAAGGGAATTTCTTCTATTATATGAAGCTATCTGACAAAAAGTTCATTGAGAAGTTTGTGATTCCATATAAAGAGAAGGTCCCTAAGCTAGTAGACATTTATTCCTTGCCGTCAACGGAGGTGTCCGTCTAA
- the LOC121981671 gene encoding transcription termination factor MTERF15, mitochondrial-like isoform X1, with product MLAFVIRRHSRSIPAHFRPSNLFSSSSAASAVPPLKPFSVVEYLVDSWGLSAAEASKVSRSLSDLKSSKKPDYFFNFLKSQGFTDSHIKRIINVNPRSVCVKVEPKFRSWLDAGISQSDLVEIITSYPRILHYSIRSVVSRLEFWDRLFGSRKLLVKRLKEKWFFTCSVEKRILPNLKFLMDVCGISEEKASRAMRSRPELLAKKLDSLQTLVRRADELGVPRQSPMYPLLLIVLYGIDKEKFEAKSKFFKSLGWSESDFFTAVRTTPTLLTISQPYLQRKMEFFVKEVGYSPSFITQRPLILLFSLDKRVIPRFQVLELLKSENLWTAKGNFFYYMKLSDKKFIEKFVIPYKEKVPKLVDIYSLPSTEVSV from the coding sequence ATGCTGGCGTTCGTCATCCGCCGCCATAGCCGTAGTATCCCGGCACACTTCCGACCCAGTAAcctattctcttcttcctccgctgCCTCCGCAGTTCCTCCGCTGAAACCTTTTTCCGTTGTCGAGTACCTAGTAGATTCCTGGGGTTTATCTGCCGCCGAGGCATCCAAGGTCTCCCGTTCCTTATCAGATCTCAAATCTAGTAAGAAACCCGACTACTTCTTCAACTTCTTGAAGTCCCAGGGCTTCACCGACTCCCACATCAAGAGGATTATCAATGTCAACCCCAGAAGTGTCTGCGTAAAGGTGGAGCCAAAGTTCCGATCTTGGCTTGACGCGGGAATCTCGCAGTCCGACCTAGTAGAGATAATTACATCATATCCACGTATCCTCCACTATAGCATCCGTTCTGTCGTCTCCAGGTTGGAGTTCTGGGATCGTCTGTTTGGATCGAGGAAGCTTCTTGTTAAGCGTTTAAAGGAAAAATGGTTTTTTACCTGCAGTGTTGAGAAAAGAATCCTTCCCAACCTCAAGTTTCTTATGGACGTGTGCGGTATCTCAGAAGAGAAGGCGTCTCGAGCAATGAGAAGCCGCCCTGAGTTACTTGCCAAGAAACTAGATTCACTCCAGACTTTGGTCCGAAGAGCCGATGAGCTGGGCGTCCCTCGACAATCTCCAATGTATCCACTCTTGCTTATTGTTCTTTATGGTATCGACAAAGAAAAATTCGAAGCCAAAAGCAAATTTTTTAAGAGCCTTGGTTGGTCGGAGTCAGACTTCTTCACTGCAGTCAGGACAACACCAACCTTGTTAACTATTTCTCAACCTTACCTACAGAGGAAGATGGAATTTTTCGTTAAGGAAGTTGGCTATTCTCCTTCCTTCATAACTCAACGTCCATTAATTCTGCTATTTAGTTTGGATAAAAGGGTGATTCCTAGGTTTCAGGTGTTGGAGTTGTTGAAGTCCGAAAATTTATGGACTGCAAAAGGGAATTTCTTCTATTATATGAAGCTATCTGACAAAAAGTTCATTGAGAAGTTTGTGATTCCATATAAAGAGAAGGTCCCTAAGCTAGTAGACATTTATTCCTTGCCGTCAACGGAGGTGTCCGTCTAA